A window of Micromonospora eburnea genomic DNA:
GGCCCGGGTCCACAGCTCCACGTCGATGTCGATGGGCGAGTCGCTGGAGTAGCGGGCCAGCGCGTAGCGGGAGGCGTCCACGCCGATCGCGTCGACCAGGTCCTCCAGGGTGACCACGGTGCCGGCCCGCTTGCTCATCCGGACCGGAGCGCCGTCGCGGACCAGGTTGACCAACTGGCCGATGAGGATCTCCAGGTTGTGCTCCGGGTCGTCACCGAAGCAGGCGGCCATCGCCTTCATCCGGCCGATGTAGCCGTGGTGGTCGGCGCCCAGCATGATCACCACGCGCTCGAAGCCGCGCTCGCGCTTGTCGAGGTAATAGGCGCAGTCGGCGGCGAAGTAGGTCCACTCGCCGTTGGACTTGCGCAGCACCCGGTCCTTGTCGTCGCCGAAGTCGGTGGTGCGCAGCCAGGTCGCGCCCTCCGACTCGAAGATGTGCCCCTGCTCCCGCAGCCGGACCAGCGCCTTGTCCAGCTCGCCCCGGTCGTGCAGGTCCTTCTCGTTGAAGTAGGTGTCGAACTCGACGCCGAAGTCGCGCAGCGACGACTTGATCTCGTCGAACATGAGCTGGACGCCCTCGACCCGGAACACCTCCTGGGCGGCGGCGTCGGCCAGCTCCAGCACCTCCGGCCGGCGCTTGACCACCTCGGCCGCGATCTCCGCGATGTACGCGCCGCCGTAGCCGTCCTCCGGGGCCGGCTCGCCCTTCGCGGCGGCGAGCAGGGACCGGGCGAACCGGTCGATCTGGGAGCCGGCGTCGTTGAAGTAATATTCCGTGCCGACCTCGGCGCCGGTGGCGCGGAGCAGCCGGCTGAGCGCGTCACCGACGGCCGCCCAGCGGACGCCGCCGATGTGCACCGGGCCGGTCGGGTTCGCCGAGACGAACTCCAGGTTGATCTTCTGGCCGGCGAGGGTGGCGCTACGGCCGTACTCCGGGCCGGCCTCGACGATGACCTTGGCGAGCTGGCCGGCGGCGGCCGCGTCGAGCCGGATGTTCAGGAAGCCCGGGCCGGCGATCTCCACCGACTTGATCCCCGGCGCCCGGCCGAGCTGCTCGGCCAGGGCGGCGGCCAGCTCCCGCGGGGGTACGCCCACCTTCTTGCTGAGCTGCAGCGCCAGCGTCGAGGCGTAGTCGCCGTGCTCGGGGTTGCGGGGTCGCTCGACGGTGGTCTGCGCGGGCAGCGCGGCGTGGTCCAGGCCCCGGTCGGCGAAGACGGCGTGGGCTGCGGAGAGAACGACCTCGGCGAGTTCTGCGGGAGTCACCGAACCATGTTATCGGGGGTAGACTCGGGCACCGCGGCGGCGACCATCATGTGAACCGGGTCGCGGCTCCCCTGACCGACCGACCTGACGAGGCACGATGAGCATCAGCACCCCGGGCGGCCCGGAGCGCCGCCCGACCGTGGTCAGCACCGGCAAGAAGCCGGCGGCCGGCCGGCCGGCCGCGGGCGACAAGCCCGCGCGCGACAAGGCGGGGGCCGGCAAGGGCACCCCGAAGGCGAGCGCCGGCGGCAAGGGGCGCAAGCCGATCGCGCCGGTGAAGGTCAGCCAGGGCCGGTCGTGGGGGCCGATCGCGCTCTTCGTCGCGGTCGGCGTGCTCGCCGTCGGCATCATCGGCGTCGGCGCCTGGGCGGTATACCGGGGCGCCCAGCCATGGCAGGATCGGGCCGACGCCATCAAGGGCGTGGTCGACTACCGCAAGAAGGACAAGGACCTGGTCGCCGGCGGCAACCACCAGGCCGGCCCGATCAAGTACGACATCCTCCCGCCGGTGGCGGGCCCGCACAACGCGGCCTGGCAGAACTGCATGGGCGACGTCTACGACGCCCCGATCGCCAACGAGCACGCGGTGCACAGCCTGGAGCACGGCACGGTCTGGATCGCCTACCGCCCGGACCTGCCGGCCGACCAGGTGGCCAAGCTGAAGGCCAAGGTGCAGGGCAAGGAAAAGATGATGCTCAGCCCGTTCGAGGGGCTGGACAAGCCGATCTCGCTGCAGGCCTGGGGCTTCCAGCTCAAGCTCGACGACGCCGACGACAGCCGGATCGACGACTTCATCAAGACGCTGCGGGTGAACGCCTCCATCGAGGGGCCGAACGCCAACTGCGACCAGGGCATCACCGCCACCGGCACCACGCCCCGGGACGCGGGCAACCCGATGGGCGACCAGCCGGTTCAGCAGTAAGGATGCCGTGATGACCGCTGCCGTGACCACGGACGCCGATCTCGACGAGGCGCCGGCCACCGATGACGGTGGCCGGCGGGGGGTACGCCGCTTCGGCACCCTCGCCCTGGCCGCCGCCGTCGTGGTCGGTCTCCTCCTCGGGTACGCGGGTGGCCTGCTCACCCCGAGCCTCACCCGTCCGGGTGAAAACTCGGTGGAGGCCGGCTTCGCCCGGGACATGACCACCCACCACGCGCAGGCGGTGGCGATGGGGCTGATGGCCTTCCAGCAGGGCCAGGACCCGGAGGTACGCCAGATCGGCGGCGACATCGCCACCGGCCAGCAGGGCGAGATCGGCACCATGCAGACCTGGCTGCGGTCCTGGAAGCTGGACCCGACCGGCGACCAGCCGCCGATGGCCTGGATGTCGGACGGCGCCGGCCTGGTCAAGAACGGCCTGATGCCGGGCATGGCCACGCCGGAGGAGATGGCGAAGCTGCGGGCCGCCCAGGGTCGCGAGTTCGACGTGCTCTTCCTCCAGTTGATGATCCAGCACCACCTCGGCGGGGTCCACATGATCCAGGGAGTCCTCGACGATGGGCACGACGAGGACGTGCTGCTGGTCGCGCAGACCATGAAGAACACCCAGCAGAAGGACCTGACCAACCTCCAGGCCGCGCTCAAGCGGCTCGGCGGCTGAGCCGCCGGTACGCCTGTTCCGAAGGGCCCGCGTCGGGAACGACGCGGGCCCTTCCGCGTGTACGCACACACCCCCCTTGCCCGTTATGCCGGTTTATAACGGTTTGACGCTGTCCGACCCATAGCGCTCCTTGGAGACTTTTCTCCCCACATATCGTGACCAGTTGCGATTCGGGCTCGTTGCGCAGGACGTGGGGGTTGCACTCAGAGACGCAGGGCGGTCGGTGACCAGTTGGTGCCGACGCCACACGATCGGCGGTGACGGGGCGGTGGCAGCCGTCCGTCGCGGACAGCGGCCGGGCGAGTCGGGAGCGCTCAGCCGCGAACAGGAACTCGAACTGATCGACGTGCTGCGGGGCGTCCACCCCGACGAGTTCGGCCTGGACGAGGAGCTCTGGACGCGACAGAGCCTGACCACCCTCATCCAGCGCCGGTTCGACCTGGCGATGGACGCCGGCACGGTCGGGGCGTACCTGCGGGCCTGGGGGTTGGGTCCGCGGGAGCCCCGGGAGCGCGCCTGTGGGCTCTGCGTGGGCGCGGTCGAGCGCTGGGTACGCACCGAGTACCCGTCGATCACCGGGGCCGCCCAGGAGCACGCCGCGGAGGTCTACTGGATCGGCCGGATACGACTGCGCGGCACCATGCCGGCGGCCGACGTGGTCTCGGCGGTCTCCTCCCGGGGCCGGGTACGTTTCATGATCACCACGCCCTCGGTCGACCCGCCGCTCCCCCGCGACTTCGTGCTGCGCCTCAGTGGCGCCGAGGAGCGCACGGTGCACCTGATCGTCGACGGCTCGTGGCCCCGCAACGAGTGGCCGCGCCGCCTCCCCCGGCGCATCGTCCTGCACCCGCTCCCCAGCTGCGGCCGTTCCCTCGCCGCCGCGTGAACCGGCGAAGATCGGCGGGCGGGGTGCCGATTGGGTGATCCGGAGGCGTGTTTGCTACTCTTCTCGGGTCGCTGAGCCCCCGTAGCTCAGGGGATAGAGCACCGCCCTCCGGAGGCGGGGGCGCAGGTTCGAATCCTGCCGGGGGCACCATCGATAAGCAGCACGAAAAGGCCGCTGACCAGGGGAAACCCGGTCAGCGGCCTTAATCGTGTGTCCGGCCATGTCCGGCCGTCAGTGGCCCGTGGCGGGCGTCTGTGCCAAATACGTGCCGAAGTTTCAGCGCCGGTCAGTCGTGCCCTAGCGCTCTCTCGATCCGCTGCCTGAGAGCTGCGTCACCGCCGTCCAGACACTTGGCGTAGATCCTCAGCAGCACCTCTACCGACTGCCCGGCCCACTCGGCGACCTGGGTAGGCGGGACTCCCCCGTTGAGCCAGGTCGACACGGCAGCGTGCCGCAGGTCGTACGGGGTGCCGGCCAGCGGTGAGGCTTGCACCTCGGGCGTGAACACGGCGGCCCGCGCCCACCGCCACACGCGGTTGATCGTGCCCTTGGGAAGCTCATCCTTGTTGCGCTCCCCCACGAACAGGCGGTCATTCGGCCCGTAGCCGAACAGCTCGACGTGAGCGTTGATGATCGCTGTCAGTTCGGGCGGACACGGTACCGTTCGCGTCTCCCCTCGTGCTCGCTGTTTTAGTTGGCGGCTGTCCCGGTTCTTTCCGCTGTCGGTCCATTCGCGGCCGGCGTGCGGGTCCGCTCCGTCGAGGGTGAATTCCCCCCACCCCTTTTCGGGCAGGTGCAGATTCGGCTTGGCGAGGCGTACGGCTTCCTCCGGACGCAAAGCCGCGTAGTACAGGCAGGCGTAGAAAGCCACCATGCGCGGCCCGATACGCCCTTGCTCCCGCACCCCTTCCAACAGAGTCCGCACCTGCACGGGGTTTGCCACTGACCGCCTGTCGATCGTCGTCACGGTTTTCGGCGGCTTCCACTTCAACTGTGGTAGCGGATTCGCCGGCAGCAGCCGCTTTTCTACGGCGTATTCGATCGCGGTATTGAATATCTTCCGGCGGCGGCTGATGACGCTTGGCGCGGCCGGCGCGCCGTCGAGTCGCACAGTAAGGCCGTCCAGCACCGGGCGCAGCACTTCGGCGCGGCTGAGGCTGGCCACGTCTCGGGTGTTCCGCTTCACCCATTCGAGCGTGGTGCGCACCTGCTCGGGCATGTTCTTGGCCTTACGGCGAGGGGTGTTGAAGGCCCAGCGGCTGAGGGCGTGGCGGAGCGGCTTGCCGTCCGGGCGGCCTCTCGCGTTGGTCAGCATGAGCACGGTAAGCGCCGTCAGCGCTTCCGCGTGAGTGCGCCTGGTCGTGGCGGCCACATGCGGCCATTTCATGTCGGCGAACGAACAGGCCAGGTCGTACCACGACATGACGGCGGTCTCGCGACGCATCGAGACCGGGCGACCCGTCTCGATATCGAACGCCTCACCCTTTCGAGAGGCGGTGACCAGCTCTGAGCGGAAGCCTTCCGCGAGAGCCTTTGTCTTGTAGGGCTCCTTGCGCGGCTGCCCGGCAACTCGCCACCGGACCCAGTAGGTGCGCCCCCTCTTCCCTTCATACGTTTCGATCGACCAGATACGCACGTCGAAGGTGGTGTTCAAGCGGCCTCCTCGTAAAGCGATTCAAGCCAGGATTCATAGTCGCGTCGTTCGATCCGGATTTCGCCGTTGGGCAGCTTGCGTGCCGGCGGCCCCTTCCGCTTTGCTCGCCAGTCGTAGAAGGTCGACCTGCTGATCCCGAGTTCATCGCAAACTTCAGTAATGGTGAGGTGACGGCTTAGGCTCGGCTGCTTTTGTCCCTTGGCATGCGTTGTCATCGGCGGGCGTCCTCCCTCGGGGTGGCGTCGATGTAGATGCGGTGCCGGGTCGACGGTGGCCGGTCGGGGTAGGGCCGGCTGATGTGTTGGATGGTGAGGACTTGGGTGAGTGCGGTGAGGGTGGTGGCTGTTTCAGCGGGTGTGCCGTGCAGCCTGATTTGCATGTAGAGCGCCTTTCGGTCGGCGGGTGCCATCAGGTGAGGAAGTGGGAGGTATCGCCGCATAGGGGCGTTGAGCGGCCCGTTGAGAGCGTCGTGGGGCCAAGATCCGGGGGTTTCCGGTGTGTGGGTGTGGGCCGGTACGGCTGAGGGCTTTTCAGCGGGCCGTTCTGCGTGGCCGTGTGGGCGGGGGGTAGCCGTCCCAGCCGTCCCAGCCGTCCCATTGCTGGTCAGGGGCGGGACGGCTTGATGGTTGGGACGGCTTAAGCCGTCCCAGCGGTGGTGTTGGTGTTGGTGGTGTGGGACGGCTTAAGCCGTCCCAGGGGTATGACCCGTCCCGGGGTTGAGCTGGGCGGGGACGGCTGGGACGGCTGGGACGGCTCACCCTCGGGTGTCTGGTCGGGGTCGGGGCAGTAGCGGTGCCATGCGTCGTCGAAGTCGGCTTGGTAGTAGCCCTTGACCTGCCCGTGTGGCGGGCCGAACCGGATGTTCGATGACCGGATCTCGTACTCGGCCAGCAGTTGCCCGAGCTTCATGGCGGTGAGTCCACCGCCGGTCTTGCCGTATTCGGCCCACGGGGCTTCGGGGTCGGACCGGAGCTTGTCGAGTAGGACACTGCTGGGGATCGCCGGGCGTCCCTGGTTGTCCGTCACTCCGGCGGACCGGAATGCGGTGCGGCAGTCGACCAGGAGCCGTATCCGGTCGGACGGCACCGTGGCCCCGTCCCGTTGGGCGGTGAGGGTTTCGCACGCGCGGCGTGCCCGCTGGGGCCAGGTGCCGCCGGCGAGGTCGGCTACGGCGACGAGGGGTTCCCAGGTGTCGGCGGCCCGGTCTTCGACGGGCATGGCCGGTTCGGCGGCTTCCAGGTCGCGGAGGTTGGCGCGTAGCCAGGTGCCGAGTTGGCGGGCGAGGGTGCGTAGGGCGGGGCTGTCGCGGCGGTGTCGGTAGGGGGAGACGGTTTCGCCGGGGGCGCGGCGGCGCATGCGGATGACGACGGCGCGGTCTTCGATGGTGTCGGGCATGGCGCCGATGCCGGCGAGGGCGGCCATGGCAAAGGTGGGGATCTTTTCCAAGCTGCGGGTGTTGTTGTCCCAGCGGATCGCGGGCCGGTTGCGCTGGTGACCGGCGTTGAGCAGGCCGCGTAGGTCTTCGTTGGCCTCGGCGGCGGCTCCGAAGATGGTGTCTGCCTCATCGACCAGCAGGGTCGGCGGGTCGTCGGTGCCGATCGCCCGGTATACGGCGGCTGGGGACGCGTTCACGGTGATCAGCGGTGCGTAGCAGGTCGCTTCGACCACGTCCAGCAGCCGCGATTTCCCGCACCGCTTCTCGGGTGCTCGGATGACGAGGCGGGGGGCGTGTGCCCACGCGGGTTGGGCGTGGGTGGCGGCGACCCACAGCGCGACCGCGTCGACGGCTTCCGGTGAGGGCAGGATGACGTATTTGGTGAGGCAGGCGTGCAACTGGTCGAGGATCGCCGCGCCGTCGGCTGTCTGCTCGGCGGGGATGGGTTGGGTCATGCGGCGAGTCCTTCGTCTCGGAAGCCGCCGAGGATGGCGGCGCGGGCGGACTTTTCGGTCTGGCCTACGGCCAGGCCCACATCCAGGAGGGCGGTGTATCCGTCGGTGGTGCTGATTGCCCCGGCGGCGATGATCCGGGCGACGCCTCGGGCGGCGCCGTAGAGCGTCACCCGCCGCCTACCCGGGCCGGACGTGCGCACGGTGGTGAGCAGGGCGTCCAGCAGCGCGTCAGGGTTTGAGATGGCCCCGCGCCTGCTGCTGGTGGTGGCGGGTCGTGTGGCGGCGGGCCGTGGCTGCCGGTCGGTGCCCTGGCAGGCGGTGATCAGGGCGGGGGCCATCTCAACTACCGGCACACTCGTGTCAGCCCACGTGTAGGGGCGGCGGGTGACGGGGTGCACCGATGGCGGGGCGATGACGTAGCCGCCGTCG
This region includes:
- a CDS encoding tyrosine-type recombinase/integrase, coding for MNTTFDVRIWSIETYEGKRGRTYWVRWRVAGQPRKEPYKTKALAEGFRSELVTASRKGEAFDIETGRPVSMRRETAVMSWYDLACSFADMKWPHVAATTRRTHAEALTALTVLMLTNARGRPDGKPLRHALSRWAFNTPRRKAKNMPEQVRTTLEWVKRNTRDVASLSRAEVLRPVLDGLTVRLDGAPAAPSVISRRRKIFNTAIEYAVEKRLLPANPLPQLKWKPPKTVTTIDRRSVANPVQVRTLLEGVREQGRIGPRMVAFYACLYYAALRPEEAVRLAKPNLHLPEKGWGEFTLDGADPHAGREWTDSGKNRDSRQLKQRARGETRTVPCPPELTAIINAHVELFGYGPNDRLFVGERNKDELPKGTINRVWRWARAAVFTPEVQASPLAGTPYDLRHAAVSTWLNGGVPPTQVAEWAGQSVEVLLRIYAKCLDGGDAALRQRIERALGHD
- the argS gene encoding arginine--tRNA ligase, with the translated sequence MTPAELAEVVLSAAHAVFADRGLDHAALPAQTTVERPRNPEHGDYASTLALQLSKKVGVPPRELAAALAEQLGRAPGIKSVEIAGPGFLNIRLDAAAAGQLAKVIVEAGPEYGRSATLAGQKINLEFVSANPTGPVHIGGVRWAAVGDALSRLLRATGAEVGTEYYFNDAGSQIDRFARSLLAAAKGEPAPEDGYGGAYIAEIAAEVVKRRPEVLELADAAAQEVFRVEGVQLMFDEIKSSLRDFGVEFDTYFNEKDLHDRGELDKALVRLREQGHIFESEGATWLRTTDFGDDKDRVLRKSNGEWTYFAADCAYYLDKRERGFERVVIMLGADHHGYIGRMKAMAACFGDDPEHNLEILIGQLVNLVRDGAPVRMSKRAGTVVTLEDLVDAIGVDASRYALARYSSDSPIDIDVELWTRATRDNPVYYVQYVAARTASVGRNAAEVGLSRGDAAGFHAELLSHEKENELLKALAEFPAVVSSAAELRGPHLVARYLERLAGAYHRFYDNCRILPRGDEEVTDLHRARLWLNDATRVVIANGLYLLGVSAPERM
- a CDS encoding DUF305 domain-containing protein, coding for MTAAVTTDADLDEAPATDDGGRRGVRRFGTLALAAAVVVGLLLGYAGGLLTPSLTRPGENSVEAGFARDMTTHHAQAVAMGLMAFQQGQDPEVRQIGGDIATGQQGEIGTMQTWLRSWKLDPTGDQPPMAWMSDGAGLVKNGLMPGMATPEEMAKLRAAQGREFDVLFLQLMIQHHLGGVHMIQGVLDDGHDEDVLLVAQTMKNTQQKDLTNLQAALKRLGG
- a CDS encoding winged helix-turn-helix domain-containing protein — translated: MGVALRDAGRSVTSWCRRHTIGGDGAVAAVRRGQRPGESGALSREQELELIDVLRGVHPDEFGLDEELWTRQSLTTLIQRRFDLAMDAGTVGAYLRAWGLGPREPRERACGLCVGAVERWVRTEYPSITGAAQEHAAEVYWIGRIRLRGTMPAADVVSAVSSRGRVRFMITTPSVDPPLPRDFVLRLSGAEERTVHLIVDGSWPRNEWPRRLPRRIVLHPLPSCGRSLAAA
- a CDS encoding DUF3105 domain-containing protein; the protein is MSISTPGGPERRPTVVSTGKKPAAGRPAAGDKPARDKAGAGKGTPKASAGGKGRKPIAPVKVSQGRSWGPIALFVAVGVLAVGIIGVGAWAVYRGAQPWQDRADAIKGVVDYRKKDKDLVAGGNHQAGPIKYDILPPVAGPHNAAWQNCMGDVYDAPIANEHAVHSLEHGTVWIAYRPDLPADQVAKLKAKVQGKEKMMLSPFEGLDKPISLQAWGFQLKLDDADDSRIDDFIKTLRVNASIEGPNANCDQGITATGTTPRDAGNPMGDQPVQQ
- a CDS encoding helix-turn-helix transcriptional regulator, whose amino-acid sequence is MTTHAKGQKQPSLSRHLTITEVCDELGISRSTFYDWRAKRKGPPARKLPNGEIRIERRDYESWLESLYEEAA
- a CDS encoding DUF3631 domain-containing protein; its protein translation is MTQPIPAEQTADGAAILDQLHACLTKYVILPSPEAVDAVALWVAATHAQPAWAHAPRLVIRAPEKRCGKSRLLDVVEATCYAPLITVNASPAAVYRAIGTDDPPTLLVDEADTIFGAAAEANEDLRGLLNAGHQRNRPAIRWDNNTRSLEKIPTFAMAALAGIGAMPDTIEDRAVVIRMRRRAPGETVSPYRHRRDSPALRTLARQLGTWLRANLRDLEAAEPAMPVEDRAADTWEPLVAVADLAGGTWPQRARRACETLTAQRDGATVPSDRIRLLVDCRTAFRSAGVTDNQGRPAIPSSVLLDKLRSDPEAPWAEYGKTGGGLTAMKLGQLLAEYEIRSSNIRFGPPHGQVKGYYQADFDDAWHRYCPDPDQTPEGEPSQPSQPSPPSSTPGRVIPLGRLKPSHTTNTNTTAGTA